One genomic segment of Gimesia chilikensis includes these proteins:
- a CDS encoding DUF58 domain-containing protein: MHVSEYDPYSPTIRKKDSFTNRLLLVRMHKHYWYYRVTYPGKVLLFGFFLSGIGTISVSVPIYNLFSILMALILVDGLASWFFRPRCELEGDFPAQTTAGQPAVGHFTVTNRGWLPVYDMAVAFRWLEKPLTQIDRDDTLNYLPKGESAEVTVTIDAPQRGFYALPKLGVHTLFPFHLNRSGSAALPGKSLLVLPAFHKLTSVDLPVGSKFQPGGIALTSNVGESPEYVGNREYVPGEPARRLDFRSWARLGKPVVREYQEEYYCRIALILDTYMPTEPWLKRKWKSLGQRTGLGTPTAETTNVLEAGISLTASIADALARGEYLIDLFAAGPELYVFRAGRHTAHFDNVLEILSCVDRCPDDPFETIGPAVFEELSNVSTAVCLFLDWDHQREKMARAVLDSGASLKTIIIHDGPTTVPYNADEFGEAYHFTSEEIARGKVETI, from the coding sequence ATGCACGTCTCGGAATACGATCCTTATTCGCCCACGATTCGCAAGAAAGACTCGTTCACCAACCGGCTGCTGCTGGTGCGGATGCACAAGCATTACTGGTATTACCGGGTGACTTATCCCGGAAAGGTGCTGTTGTTCGGTTTCTTCCTGTCGGGCATTGGTACGATTTCGGTATCGGTGCCGATTTATAATCTCTTCAGTATCCTGATGGCGTTGATCCTGGTAGACGGGCTCGCTTCCTGGTTTTTTCGTCCCCGCTGTGAACTTGAGGGGGACTTCCCCGCACAGACGACAGCCGGACAGCCAGCAGTGGGACACTTCACGGTGACAAATCGGGGCTGGCTGCCCGTGTACGATATGGCGGTCGCTTTCCGCTGGCTGGAGAAGCCACTGACCCAGATCGACCGGGATGACACGCTGAATTATCTGCCCAAAGGCGAATCGGCCGAGGTTACAGTCACTATCGATGCACCGCAACGGGGCTTTTATGCATTACCCAAGCTGGGCGTACACACGCTGTTTCCCTTTCACCTGAACCGGTCGGGGAGTGCAGCACTGCCGGGGAAATCACTATTGGTGCTGCCGGCGTTTCATAAGCTGACGAGCGTGGATTTACCGGTAGGGAGCAAGTTTCAGCCGGGCGGAATTGCGTTGACGTCCAACGTGGGGGAATCTCCCGAGTACGTGGGCAACCGCGAATATGTGCCGGGTGAACCGGCGCGGCGACTCGACTTTCGCTCCTGGGCACGACTCGGTAAACCGGTGGTTCGCGAATACCAGGAAGAATATTACTGTCGCATCGCGCTGATTCTGGATACCTATATGCCGACGGAGCCCTGGCTGAAGCGGAAGTGGAAGTCACTGGGGCAGCGGACCGGGTTGGGAACTCCCACCGCGGAGACGACGAATGTGCTGGAGGCGGGGATCAGCCTGACGGCTTCGATTGCGGATGCACTGGCGCGGGGTGAGTACCTGATCGACCTGTTTGCGGCGGGACCGGAGTTGTATGTGTTTCGAGCCGGTCGGCATACGGCCCATTTTGATAACGTGCTGGAGATACTCTCCTGCGTCGATCGCTGTCCCGACGATCCATTCGAGACGATCGGACCTGCGGTATTTGAAGAGCTGTCGAATGTCTCGACGGCGGTCTGCCTGTTCCTGGACTGGGATCATCAGCGGGAAAAGATGGCGCGGGCGGTACTCGATTCCGGCGCGAGTCTGAAGACGATTATCATTCATGACGGTCCGACAACGGTGCCTTACAACGCAGACGAATTCGGCGAGGCATATCATTTCACATCTGAAGAGATCGCACGCGGAAAGGTGGAAACGATATGA
- a CDS encoding transglutaminase-like domain-containing protein, with amino-acid sequence MNAQRTIAFTMLSLECATFSILSETLFFSFSIIVLAALSYFAVLRYSFSKRQVFWVTSVLAVLFIVKYMLYQHDFTLDRLAIRTPLAYAAAQFVMTVQLRQLFDSHFEPFLPASFPLLGVIVFILTGDILVYGSKGLYYQVLVFSYALLTGVYFQIGHAARKPRETERSLWSVYVIRAGFFATIWLLGWLTATGMDRYERELDQLYYRLIEPRTAGIASRAGFSTISRLGSMTSHFDQGADQIRLRVKSTDEPGYFRGRAFVQFLNSEWHSEVGSHNVPIIAMPPAGVQASVPDDGTWFLLGQAKSPNWIEYQVWSQDPGHIFAPLNTPLVYAFADSIQFDSQEVLTSRTMASGFPYSVFYPRQLLPQRPEHDAALQRLLQLPDEIDPAIKQLAEDVFAGCETSEAKIQRVQAYFQNNYEYELGINVPYGEDPLTYFLREKPAAHCEYFASGTALLLRLAGVPCRYITGYVVRERNAYDQFWVARSRHAHAWVEAWDDNRGWVTVESTPFAGQPEFETPGSARQYWESVMGQFSRLKMALQQGQWILAMSEAQLPLLLLVGGVVLWFLVRWVLHLVLRQLKTRAEFRENPLHIQELHRLLSQMDRLLARKSLVREPGETLMQFSRRIQNQEISHWYQTYANSRFMPENESLQEQISQLRSQLQEIRSRKASV; translated from the coding sequence ATGAATGCGCAGCGGACGATTGCTTTCACGATGCTCAGCCTGGAATGTGCCACGTTTTCGATTCTCTCGGAGACGCTGTTTTTCTCCTTCAGCATCATCGTGCTGGCGGCGCTGTCGTATTTCGCCGTATTGCGTTACTCGTTTTCCAAACGGCAGGTATTCTGGGTGACCAGTGTTCTGGCGGTACTGTTTATTGTGAAGTACATGCTCTATCAGCATGATTTTACGCTCGACCGGCTGGCGATTCGCACACCGCTGGCCTACGCAGCGGCACAGTTCGTGATGACGGTGCAGTTGCGACAGCTGTTCGACAGTCACTTCGAACCGTTTCTGCCGGCTTCGTTTCCATTACTGGGAGTGATCGTTTTCATTCTGACCGGTGATATCCTCGTGTATGGATCAAAGGGGCTCTACTACCAGGTGCTGGTTTTCAGCTATGCGCTGCTGACGGGCGTTTATTTCCAGATCGGACATGCGGCGCGTAAACCTCGAGAAACCGAACGCTCTCTCTGGTCGGTCTATGTTATTCGAGCCGGGTTCTTTGCGACGATCTGGCTGCTGGGCTGGCTGACAGCCACGGGTATGGACCGCTACGAACGGGAACTGGATCAGCTGTATTACCGGCTGATTGAGCCCCGCACGGCGGGTATTGCTTCACGAGCCGGGTTCTCAACCATTTCCCGGCTGGGAAGCATGACGTCTCACTTTGACCAGGGAGCCGATCAGATCCGGTTACGGGTCAAGTCGACCGATGAGCCGGGTTATTTCCGCGGTCGGGCATTCGTCCAGTTTCTGAATTCGGAATGGCATTCGGAAGTGGGGAGTCATAATGTCCCGATCATCGCGATGCCTCCGGCGGGGGTGCAGGCCAGTGTTCCCGATGATGGTACCTGGTTTCTACTGGGGCAGGCGAAGTCACCCAACTGGATTGAGTACCAGGTCTGGTCCCAGGATCCGGGTCATATCTTTGCGCCGCTGAATACGCCGCTCGTGTATGCCTTCGCTGACAGTATTCAGTTCGACAGCCAGGAAGTGCTGACTTCACGGACGATGGCCAGTGGCTTTCCTTATTCGGTCTTTTATCCCCGTCAGTTGCTGCCGCAGCGTCCCGAACACGATGCAGCGCTGCAGCGGTTGTTGCAGTTGCCGGATGAGATCGACCCCGCAATCAAGCAACTGGCGGAAGACGTGTTCGCGGGCTGTGAAACTTCCGAGGCGAAGATCCAGCGGGTACAGGCTTACTTCCAGAATAACTATGAGTATGAACTCGGAATTAACGTACCGTACGGAGAAGACCCGTTGACCTACTTCCTGCGGGAGAAGCCGGCGGCCCATTGTGAATACTTCGCTTCGGGGACGGCTCTGCTCCTCAGACTTGCGGGCGTACCCTGTCGTTACATTACGGGGTATGTGGTTCGCGAACGGAATGCCTACGATCAGTTCTGGGTCGCTCGCAGCCGACACGCGCATGCGTGGGTGGAGGCCTGGGATGATAATCGGGGCTGGGTGACTGTAGAATCGACGCCGTTTGCCGGGCAGCCGGAGTTCGAAACCCCCGGTTCGGCACGACAGTACTGGGAGTCGGTAATGGGCCAGTTCTCCCGGCTCAAGATGGCTCTGCAACAGGGGCAGTGGATCCTGGCGATGTCGGAAGCCCAGTTGCCTCTGCTGCTGCTGGTCGGTGGTGTGGTGCTGTGGTTCCTGGTGCGGTGGGTGTTGCATCTGGTCCTGCGACAGCTGAAAACTCGTGCGGAGTTTCGCGAAAATCCGTTACATATTCAGGAGTTACATCGCCTGCTGTCTCAGATGGATCGTCTGCTGGCCCGTAAAAGTCTGGTTCGTGAGCCTGGGGAAACGTTGATGCAGTTTTCCCGTCGGATTCAGAATCAGGAGATCTCCCACTGGTATCAAACCTATGCCAACAGCCGGTTTATGCCGGAAAATGAGTCGCTGCAGGAGCAGATCAGCCAACTACGGTCGCAGTTGCAGGAAATCCGCAGTCGGAAAGCCTCTGTCTGA
- a CDS encoding metallophosphoesterase: MRLSAFLLSLFLVPLTVTAADIERIWLTCNNHRPDRIVVNWYSDQPGDSVVYFGTAADSLQTISQPGNARLHHVEIPLPQRDTVYHYLVQTGTQKSSLATFKAFPTDVLRIAVAADWQSQPDLSQLKKDDVHLLLTAGDNIRNLWQTCGPGKPECIEPYLQLIGKYPQLFRSTPFMPVLGNHDREAHPRGQQPPAHAVYDVEATAFRRVFALPDEGWKWHFDLPDFDLRLIALDFNHTSDFGTTWQTCHPFGHDSKQYRWYEQLTQSNPGLTVTLYNERNATMRGKLKGDWHKLFQRGTLCVTGFGYFAERAEVDGLTCYNTSLSGTGTKYPDPHSKFLAGQDSYLLLTCDRAAGTMTAELKNLKGDVLDRQMFSAAKSQ, from the coding sequence ATGAGATTATCCGCATTCCTGCTCAGCCTCTTCCTGGTTCCCCTCACGGTCACCGCAGCAGACATCGAACGCATCTGGCTCACCTGCAACAACCATCGCCCCGATCGAATTGTGGTCAACTGGTACAGCGACCAGCCCGGCGACTCCGTGGTTTACTTCGGCACCGCCGCTGATTCCCTGCAGACCATCAGCCAACCGGGTAACGCAAGACTGCATCATGTCGAGATTCCGCTGCCTCAGCGCGACACGGTCTATCATTACTTGGTCCAGACCGGAACCCAAAAGTCGTCACTCGCGACATTCAAAGCGTTTCCCACCGATGTCCTGCGCATCGCGGTCGCCGCGGACTGGCAGTCACAACCCGATCTGTCTCAGCTGAAAAAAGACGATGTGCATCTGCTGCTCACCGCCGGCGACAACATCCGCAATCTCTGGCAGACCTGCGGCCCCGGGAAACCGGAATGCATTGAGCCCTACCTGCAGCTCATCGGCAAATACCCGCAACTGTTCCGCTCGACTCCCTTCATGCCAGTACTCGGAAATCATGACCGCGAAGCCCATCCCCGGGGTCAGCAGCCCCCGGCACACGCCGTTTACGATGTCGAAGCAACCGCGTTCCGCCGCGTCTTCGCGTTACCTGACGAAGGATGGAAATGGCACTTCGATCTCCCGGACTTCGATCTGCGGTTGATCGCCCTCGACTTCAACCACACGTCCGATTTCGGCACCACCTGGCAGACCTGTCATCCGTTTGGTCACGACTCAAAACAGTATCGCTGGTACGAGCAACTCACGCAGAGCAATCCCGGTCTTACCGTAACCCTGTATAACGAGCGCAACGCCACCATGCGGGGCAAGCTCAAGGGGGACTGGCACAAGCTCTTTCAACGGGGAACGCTCTGCGTCACAGGCTTTGGCTATTTCGCCGAGCGGGCCGAGGTGGATGGTCTGACCTGTTACAACACCTCGCTCAGTGGCACAGGCACAAAGTACCCGGACCCGCATTCAAAATTCCTCGCCGGACAGGACAGCTATCTGCTGCTCACCTGTGACCGCGCAGCAGGCACCATGACGGCTGAGCTGAAAAACCTCAAAGGTGATGTGCTCGACCGCCAGATGTTTTCAGCAGCGAAGTCGCAGTAA